Genomic DNA from Nocardioides aquaticus:
CAGTCAGGTCGGGGCCAACGTACCGAACGCCTCGGTGCCGCCGCCAATCCCACCCCTGTCGGGGAGCGTCGCCGGGGACCGCCTCCCTACGGTGGGGCCATGAGCACCCCCAGCGTCTCCTCCTCCACCGTGATCGAGGCCTCCCCGGCCCGGGTCTTCGCGATCCTGGCCGACCCGCGCCAGCACCAGCGCATCGACGGGTCCGGGACGCTGCGCGGCTCGGTGGAGGGCCCGGACACGCTGACCCTCGGCTCGACGTTCGGGATGGGGATGAAGCAGGGCGCGGCGTACCGGACGAAGAACACCGTGGTGGAGTTCGAGCAGGACCGGCTGATCGCCTGGAAGCACTTCGCGCCGCACCGCTGGCGCTACGAGCTCGAGCCCGTCGCCGGGGGCACCAAGGTGACCGAGACGTGGGACCTGTCCAGGGTGCCGGGGCCGATCCGGCTCGGGCTCAAGGTCACCGGGTTCCCCACGAAGGCGCGCCGCGGCATCGAGGGCACCCTGGTCAAGCTCGCGCACGCCGCCGAGGCCGACGAGAAGAACGCGACGGCCCAGGACGGCAAGGCCTGAGCCGCGGGTCTCGGCCCAGAGAGTCTCGGCCTAGAGGGTCTCGGGCTGCTCCTCGGGCTCCTCGCCCCCCGGCAGCGTCCAGCCCTGCTGGTCGGCCACGAGGCGCACCTCGCGCAC
This window encodes:
- a CDS encoding SRPBCC family protein — its product is MSTPSVSSSTVIEASPARVFAILADPRQHQRIDGSGTLRGSVEGPDTLTLGSTFGMGMKQGAAYRTKNTVVEFEQDRLIAWKHFAPHRWRYELEPVAGGTKVTETWDLSRVPGPIRLGLKVTGFPTKARRGIEGTLVKLAHAAEADEKNATAQDGKA